From the genome of Delphinus delphis chromosome 8, mDelDel1.2, whole genome shotgun sequence, one region includes:
- the LOC138414146 gene encoding uncharacterized protein, whose protein sequence is MSGQLTWTRLPQGFKNSPTIFDEALHQDLALYRESNPQRGLLTSGGKEIKNKDEIVALLTALMLPTKVSIIHCPGHQKGNTPIIRGNNMADQVAREIASGEVILGLSDKVPEKPGRDEEIIPATTKGTLSPQQAESMLQQMHRWTHLGTKKMVALLQKAGYETPGMTKLAEQIVQECVPCQQVNAHKGKLETGKRLRGDRPGTYWEVDFTEVRPGRYGNKYLLVFVDTFSGWIEAFPTKKETAAVVAKKILEEIFPRFGASKVIGSDNGPAFVAQATGTPIGPERNMVPTRQGLPTGNTGRNSSFPSRRLRICPSASLPGSMLHM, encoded by the exons ATGTCTGGTCAGCTGACATGGACACGGCTACCTCAGGGATTTAAGAACTCCCCGACCATCTTTGATGAAGCCCTCCATCAGGATTTGGCATTATATAGAGAATCAAATCCCCAG AGAGGGCTACTAACTTCaggtggcaaagaaattaaaaacaaagacgaaatcgtggctttgttgactgcactcatgcttcctactaaagtcagtatcatccactgccctggacatcaaaaaggaaataccccaataattaggggaaataatatggctgaccaagtggcccgagaaatagcatcgggagaagtcattttaggactgtcagataaagttcctgaaaaaccaggccgcgatgaagaaatcatcccggccacaacaaaaggaactttgtcccctcagcaagcagaatccatgttacaacagatgcacagatggacacatttggggactaaaaagatggtagccttgttacaaaaagccgggtacgaaacccctggaatgacaaaattagctgaacaaattgtgcaggaatgcgtcccatgtcaacaggtaaatgctcacaaagggaaacttgaaactggaaagagactcaggggggaccgcccaggaacttactgggaagtggactttaccgaagtgcgtcctggaaggtacggtaataaataccttttagtttttgtagacactttttcaggatggatagaggctttcccaacaaagaaagaaacagctgctgtagtagccaagaagattttagaagaaatttttcctcgatttggagcatcaaaggtaatagggtctgataatggtccagccttcgtcgcccag gctactgggactccaattggtccagaaagaaatatggtcccaactcgccaaggcctaccaaccgggaacaccgggagaaactcatcctttccaAGTCGGAGACTCCGTATATGTCCGTCGGCATCGCTGCCTGGATCCATGCTTCACATGTGA